The nucleotide sequence TCGCTTCGACGTGTGCGCTGTAGGAGCCGTCCGCCGTGCGGAGCATCCCCCCGCCCTCGAACGTGCCTCCCAAGGCTCCTGCCTCGCCGCTCGCCGTCAGAAGGCCGTCCTCGTAGTGCCCCTTTGCCTTCACCGCTGAAAGCGATGTGCCGTAGAGCGTTGCGGCTGAGGCTTCGCACTCTCCGTCAACCTTCCAGTCCTGCGGCGTGCCGTAAACAGAAGCGAGGACGCGCACCGGACCTTGGAAAGGGCTCTGCGCCAAGATTTTCGACGGATCAAAGGCCGCGGACTCGACGACGAAGTTGAAGCTCGGCACTTCCTCCTGCCAAGCGACCTTCCCATGAATGGACGTTTGCTGCTCTTCGGCAGAAGCACGCAAAAAGATGCGCGCCTCCTTGCCCGAAAAGACGACGAGTCCACGCGACGCCTCAACCTCCATGCCATGGACGAGCGCCTTCGCACCCGAAAGGCGCACGTCGCCCGCAAGCGAAACGTCATCCGCCTCGCGCACGAGCTTCAGCACCGTCTCGTCGACGTGCAGCGCCTGCGGCTCGATCTCGTCGGGAAGCACACCTTCGGGCAGGAATGCGATATAGTCCATCGCATTGATATTTTCCCCCTTGAGCTTCAGTTCCTGCCGCTCTTTCGAGACTTCTCCCTCGACAGCGAGCGGTGCGCCCTTGCAGCTGGCCTCAGCTTCGACGGAGACAGAAGACTTGTGCACGAAGTCAAGCTCCGCCCCGATATCTTCCAAGGCGATTTCCTTGCCCGAAACGGCAACGTTCGCCTTTCCTTCCTTCACGCTGACCTTGCCGCAAAAATCATTTCCCCCTGCTTCCTGCTGCACGAGGTCGGCGACGTTCCAGCTTCCGTCCGCGCGCTGCTGCAGGGAAAGCTCCGGCTCTATGACCGTCACATGGGAAATCGCGGCAACAGGCGAGGCGGAAAGAGCCGCAAAGAGACTCATTTCCACCTCGGCGTGCGCAGCGCGAAGAATCTCCTCTCCCGCCCTGTCCTGCACCGCGATGCCGTCAAGGGCAAGCGTATGCCAAGACTCGACCCGCACGGCGTCGATGGCGACGGGAACGCCGAGCGACTCGGACGCCTTTGCAGAAAGCGTCCTGCCAGCCTCCTCAACGTAAGCGCCCGTGCGGGCGATGTAAGCCGCCGTGCCGCAAACGAGCGCAAAAAGGAAGAGCGCGATGACGACTGCAGCGAAAACAATGCTCCCCTTCTTCATCGGCTCTTCCTCCTCGTTGTCTCTTTTTCAAGTTCTGCGGCACGAAAGGACATCGCGGCTCGATGCGCTTTACATCTCCCCCGCTGCAGCCGCTTCGGCCGCCGCATCCTTCTCTGCTGTCTTGACAGGTGCGGTCTTGACGGGTGCGCCATGCGTCACGGGAATCATCGCATCGTCCTTCGCCGTGCGGCTCTTCTGGCTCTTCTCATCGAGCAGCTTCTGCTCGACAGCCATCTTCTCCGCTGCCTCATCCGTATGGTAGAGCGCCGTCTCAGCCTGCTCCTTCGCCGCCTTATAATACTTGGCATCGACTTTCTCACGGTAGGAAACGGTGTCGAGATCGACGGGCAGACCCATGGCTCGGTCCAGCGCCGCCTTGCTGAGGTTGTAGTTGTAGAGCGCATCGTAGTAATTCGTCTGCGCCGCGACGAGCTTTTCGTCGGCGTCCGTCACGTCGAGGTTCGTGCCGACACCCGCCGTGTAGCGCACCTGCGCAATCTTGAAGTCCTCGACGGCATGCTCGACGGCGACGCTCGTCGTCTTGATGTTCTTCTCCGCCGCCAGAAGACTCAGGTACGCCGTCTGCACGTCGAGCGCAATCTGCTCGCGCGTGTCCTCCGCCGCCTGCTGCAGCTTGTGCACCGCCGCACGCTTCTGGTTCACCTGCGCCTGCGTCACGTTGTTGTCAAAGGCCGCCCAGTTCGCCTGTATGCCGATCGACCAAGTGTCCGCCGAATCCGTGTTGTTGGAAAAGAGGCTGTCGCCGCCGACCGTGCGGGATGCCGCTGCGCTGACCTGCGGCAGCGAAGCGCCGCGCGTCGCCTCCATGGCAGCGTTCGCCTGACGCACGGCATAGTCCGCCGCAATGCCGTCCGCACGGTGCGCGAGCGCGTACTCCGTGCAATCCTCAAGGCTCAGATCATACTTTCTGTAGGCGAGTTCATCCGCCAACGAGAGCTTCGTACCCGTCGGCAAGCCGATGATCTTGTTGAGTTCGGCGATGGCGACGTCGTAGTTGTTCGTCACGTTCACGAGACTCTGCTCAGCGTTCGCGAGCGAGACCTGGGATGCGAGTACATCGGAACGCGCGACCGTGCCCACCTTGTACTGCGCGTTGACATTTGCCAGATGACTCTTCAAATTGGCGACGGACATCTCGCCGACCTTGATGAGATTGCGGTATTCGAGCGCCTTGAAATATTGTCCCGTCGTCTGATACCGCACCGCCTGCTTCGTGCCTTCGAGCGCGAGATCGGCATTGTTCACGCCGTAGCGCGCCGCCTCGATGCCGTGCTCGATGCTGCCGCCCGTGTAGAGCGGGAAGGAAAGCGCCGCGCTGCTCCGAAAAGCATAGTCGTGGTCATACATCTTGTATGCCTTGCCGCCGACGCGGTTGCCCTGCGTCGAGAGCGTGAGTTTCGGGCCTGCCGTGCGGCGCGCCTCATGGTATGCCCAGTCCGCCGCATCCACATCGGTCACGGACGACTTGATCGAGCGATTGTTCTCAAGCGCCAGTTCCACGCTCTCGGAGAGTGCGAGAGAGCGCGTCTCCGCTGCGGACGCAGATGCGAAGCTCAGGGAGAAAAGCCCGCCCGCGACGAGCGCCGCAAGCTTCTTGGAAAAATATTTTGACTGCTTCACAATGATTCCTCCTAAAATGACTGGTGCAGACCGAAGTAGGCGGCGCGCCGCTCGCTGCGGTTGAGATCTTTGAGTTGACCCATCAAATACGTATCTTCACGCAGACGGTACTTGGCGGAAAGGCGCAGCCGGAAATCGTCGGGGTCGTAGGCGTCGGCGGAGAAGAGCCAGCGATTTCCAACATTCGCATCAAGACCGACGCCCGGCTCGCCCGCGATGAGTCCCGCGCGTGCGCCGAGTCTGCCCTTCGTGCGGCCGACCTCAAGATTCAAATCGTTCCCCTCGCCGATGTCCTCGACGCCGACGCGCAGGAAGCGATCGGGCCTGTCCTCCTTGGAAACGTCGACGTTGAAGTTCGTGATCCAGTCGCGATTCTTGCCGCTGTAGAGAATGTCAACCGAAGGCTGCGTTTCTATGCTGCTTAAGTTATCGAGCGTGTCGTTCGCCTTCTCTGTGACGGCGCGCGCCTGATGGATCGTCGCCTTGAGATCTTCGCGCACCGTGGGATCGCCCGTGATGTCGTGCAGTTCCTCCGCCACCTGCCGGATGTTCTCGCTCGCCCTGGCGACGTTCAGCAGTGTCAGACGAAGATTTGCAGCCGTCGCGCCGCCGTCAGAGACATCTGCCGCCATCTGGCGCACCGTCTCCGTCGTCGCGGAAAGGTTCGCGAGGATTATCTGCATCTCCTCCATCATCGCGTGCATATTGCCCTCGTTCTGCAGCGCAACGCGCCCGAGCACAGCCGTGAGGTCGCGGATGTGCGCCGTGACCTCGCGCACATTTTCCGCCGATCCGAGGACGGATTCCTTCATGCGCGGATTGCCGAGGATGTCGTTCAACGAACCGAGGAGGTCATGCACGTCGGCCACCGCCTCGCTCACATTCTCAAGCACGGAATCGACGCTCGTCTCATCCGTGCCGATGACGAAGTCGCCGTCCTTCAAGTAATCCGTACTCTTCGATCCAGCCGGCGAGATGAGGACGAACTTGTCGCCGAGGACGCTGTTCGCCGCGAGAGAGATTCGCGCATCGCGCGGGATCTGAATGTCGGGATGGACGGAGAGCGTCACGCGCACGCCCGTCCCCTCCGGCTCAATGGCCTTGACCTTGCCCGCGAGCACGCCCGCATAGCGCACGTCCGCTTCCGGGGCAAGCCCCACGACCTGCGTGAATCCTACATAAATCGTATAATTGCGGCTCGTCGAAAAAGAAAATCCCTGAAGCTGCAGGAGCACTGCCGTCAAAATCGCGATGCCGAGAAGCGTGAACGCTCCCACCTTCGCTTCCGTCGTCATAAACTCGCCTCCTTCTCTTCCGTCTCCACCGCGCGAAAAAACGCGCGGACGCGCGGATCTTCGAGCTTTCTGAACCCTTCGACCGTATCGAGCGCTATGAGCGATCCCTTGTGCAGCATGGCGATGCGGTCGGCGATGCGGCAGGCGCTCGCCATGTCATGCGTCACGACGACGCTCGTCACGCCAAGATTCCTCTGCGTCTCGATGATGAGGTCGTCGATCTTCGCCGACGTCAGGGGATCGAGTCCCGAACTCGGCTCATCGTAGAGGATGATGGACGGGTCGATGGCGATGGCGCGCGCCAAGCTCACGCGCTTCTTCATGCCGCCCGACAATTCCCCCGGCATCATGCGCTCGCTGCCGTCAAGGCCGACGAGATGCAGCTTCTCGCGCACAATGCGCACGATCTCCGCCTCCTTGAGACGCTTGTGCTCGCGAAGCCCGAAGGCGACGTTCTCCCCTACGGTCATGGAGTCGAAGAGCGCCGAATACTGGAAGACCATGCCCATCCTCAGGCGCACCCGGTCAAGCTCGTTTTCCGTCATCTGTGAGATTTCGGCGTCATCGATCCAGATCCTGCCCGAGGTCGGGCGGATCAGCCCGATGATGAGCCGGAGAAGCGTACTCTTGCCCGAACCCGAGCCGCCGATGACGGCGAGCGTCTCACCGTCTTTGACGCAGAGATCGAGAGGGTGCAGCACCTCATGGGAAGCGAAGCTCTTCGTCACACCTTCCAGCCGTATCATATCTTCCACCTCAGCCCGTCAATAAAGCAAGAACGACAGGAACACATTCAAAAAGAAAATGCAGACGATCGCCGCCACGACGCTCTTCGTCGTGGCGCGTCCCACGCCCTCCGCCCCCTCGGGCGCATGAAGCCCGTACCATGCGCCGAGGACGGCGATGACGATGCCGAACACCGCCGCCTTGATGAGTCCGCCCGTGACGTCGTGCGGCACGGCAAAGACGTGGATGGAGTTCGTGAAGGTATAGGAGGCAATGCCCGCATAGTGCACAGCGACAAACCAGCCGCCGAAGACGCCGATAACGTCACCGAAGATCGTCAGGAGCGGCACCATGCACATGCACGCGATCATGCGAGGCACGACGAGGTAGCCGATGGGACTCGTCGCCATGACGCGCAGGGCGTCGATCTGCTCCGTGACCTTCATCGTGCTGATCTCCGCCGTGATGGCAGACCCCACGCGCCCTGCACAGACGACGCCGACGAGCACGGGGCCAAGCTCGCGCCCGATGGCGATGGCTATGACGCCGCCGATCGTCGACTGCGCGCCGAAGCGTATGAACTCATGCGCGACCTGCAGCGTCATGACCATGCCCGTGAAAAGCATCGTCAAGGAGACGATGGCGAACGAGTCGACGCCGAGATGCGACATCTGCGCGAAGATGTGTCGGAAGCGCAAGGGGCGGCACATCTCTTTGACGGCAGCGGCAAGGAGCAAAATAACGGAGCCGACCCACTCGAATCTTTCGAGCACGAACGAACCGATTTTCTCCAACAGCCGCATCATCATCTCTTATCCTCTTCCTCAATCAGCAATGAAGTATGGATCACATTGTCTATGACATAGCCCGTCTCGAACTTCGCCTCAAAGGGATTGCCCTGCTTCTTCGCTTTCTGCCCGAGGAGGTCAATGCGCTTCTCCTGTTTCTTCCGCGGTGCGCTCTCCTGCTTCTTCAGACGCTTCTTCGCTTCCTTCTTCTCCTCCGCCGAAAGGGGCAGTTTCGGCGCGATCGCAGGCGCTACGATGATCTCATTGTTCCTGCCGAGCTGCAGGAACTGCTTGAGCTTGTCCGCCGTCGTCTGCGTCTTGTCCTCCTCGGCGCTCGTATCGATGCCGAGCGCGTTCTGCAAAAGAGCCGCCGTCACGGGGATGAAACTGCCGCCGCGCACATCGAGACTCAGGACGCCCGGCGCTTGGCTCTCCGGCACATGGTAGGGAATCAGCAGCTCTTCCTTCTCCCTGCGGAAGGGCTTGATCGTCGTGCGGAAGTTCACCGTCTCCCCCGGCTTTGCCGATGGCTTTTCGGGCACAGCGGAAATCAAAGAGGCCGTCTTGCGCGTACTCTCCATCTCGATGTCGACGTCAATCGAAGTCACGTCGGCTTCCTTCTCCGTATTCTGACAGAGGAGCGTCATGACCTGCGCCAACTCGCCCACCGAAGCCTGTCCAACATCCGAGGCCGTATAGTACATGTTCGAGCGCTCGATTTTGCCATCCTCGCCCGCCGTCGTGCGAATCGTGAACTTGAGGTTCGCCGTCGCCTCGCCGATCGTATCCGACGTCTTTCCCATCGCCGCGTAAGCGATGCCAGGCACGAGAATCGGCAGAAAATCCTCGTCGTAGGCGATCTGCGCCGCAAACTTTCTGTCGTAGCCGAGCGACGTGTCCTTCACGCGCACGCGCATCGGCACACTCTCGGGAAACGCGCCGATGATGCCGGCGACGCCCGCCTCTCGATCCTGATTGATGCGCCCGATGATGTTGCCGATGCTCGCAATCTTCATGCCGTCCGTCGGACCGCTGATCGTGCCGACGACCTTAGCGTCCGTCATGAAGTAGTTGACATTCCCCTTGTGCAGGAACGGATGCCCAAAGGCGAGCACGCGCTTTCCATCGACCGCCGTCACCGTTCCCGTCGCTCCGACGGAAAAATCGCCGTAGGAGACGGCGACGCCGACGGCGCTCCCGGGCGCGAGAGCCGCATCATAGACGACATGCGCACCTGGCGTCGGCGTGCCGAAGGCCGGCATCTCGCCCGCCTTGAACCCGAGGGCGGAAAGCTTCTCCTCCATATAGGCGGAGCCGCTTCTGCCGAATCCTGCGAGATAGAGCGCCGATTTCGCCTGCGTCTCGTGCTTCTTCGCTGCTGGCTTCGCGCCTTCTTCAGCGATGGGCTTCTTCTCCGCCGGTTTCTTTGATGCCCCTGCCGGTTCTTTCGTCTCCTTCGCCGGCTCTTTCATCGCCTCGGCGGGTTGCTTCTCTACCTCAGCAGAATTTCCCTTCGCCTTGGAAGGCTTCTTCCTCGCTTCTTCGGGTTTTTCGCTTTCCGCTGCAGGCTTCTTCTCCGCTTCTGCAGGCTTTTTCTTTTCTCCCGCAGGCTTCTTTTCTGCCTTTGCAGAGTCTCCCTGCTCAGCCGCAGGTTTCTTCTCTGCTTTTTCCTTCTTTTCTTCTGCAGCCGCGGGCTTCTTCTCTGCCTTTTCCATCTTTGCCTCAGCTGCTGCAGGCTTTTCCTTCTCCGCTTTCTTTCTCTTTTCGGGGTCTTTTCCCTGCTTTTCTGCCGGCTTCTTGTCGGGCTTTTCTGCCGTTTCCTCGGCTAGCTCCGGCAATTCTTCCTTTTCGAGTTTGGCGCGCTTTCCTGCCGCCTGCTCCGCCCCGCCTGTGCCGCCTTCGCCAGCGCCTTCACCGACGTCCTCGCCCGTGCCTTCGCCCATCGGCTCATCGGCGTCCGCTGCCTTTTCCTTTTTTTCCTTCTTCAGATGAACCGCCTTGTAGTCGGGCATATCCCAGATCGGCAGCATCTCATCGATCGGTGTGATGAAGAACGTATAGAGGCTCATTCCCTTAATGCCCGCTGAAAGCGCGCCGACGAGCGCCCCATCCACATAGACGGGGCTGCCGCTCATGCCCTGCAGCGTGCCGCCCGTGCGCTCGACGACAGGGCCTGACGCCTTCGCCATGATGCGATTCGTCGAAGAGCCTTCCTCGTACGTGCCGACGACATCGACATGGAACGGCACGATCTCGCCCGACTCGTCGACCACGGTGTACGCCGTTCCCTCCATACCCGGGTATACCTCCGAAAGCGGCAGCGTCGGCGGCAGGGAAGCCGCTGTCGCCACCCCCATGGAAAGAGACAGAGACAGACCGAGCGCGAGCATCTTCTTTTTGAAATTACGCAAATATATCACCTCGTACAGATTGGAGAGCGGCACAAAAGAGGGAGTCTTCCCTCGCAGTCATTCATCCTGTTTCTTCAAGCGCGCGACGACCTGTCCCGCAGTGATGTCATCGCCGACGGAGACGAGCATCTCGCTCACACTGCAGTCCTCCTCGGCACGCGCCGCCGCGACCTCTCCCGTCAATGTGCGCACGCGCACGATCTCCGCACCCGCCGCAAGCGCGCTTCCCGGCTCAGCCCGCCATGTGACCGTACCGGCAATGCCGGACTTCACGTCCACTGCCGCCTCTGCCGTCAGCGCATGGACAGCAAATATCATAATGCCAAGGAAAAGGCCAAACATCAGTGCTTTTTTCATCTGCATCCCCTCCATTATAGCGGATTCTTTCCTATGTGCCAACAGAAACTCGGAAAAATGCCGTGTCAGTGCGGCAAGAGGGCAAGCGCCGAGCCGACGGCACGCTCCTGCCCGTCGGACGGACTGTTTTCAAGTTCACCGCCGACGACGAGCGCACTCGAACCGCCGCCGTCGAAGTTGATCGCCTGCACAGCGCCGAACTGCAGCATGAACTCCGCCATCTCCTGCAGCGTGCAGCCAATGCTGTGCGGCTGGCGTCCGTCGACGACGGCGAGCAGGTAATGCCCCTCCGCCGTCACGCCGAACGCCGTGCGCGGCGCACGTCCGCGTGCGATGTCGGGAGGAAATTCCTCCTCCGTCGCCGTCACATGAGCGATGCCGTCCTTGACAAGCATCGGGCCTGCGCCAATGACTGTCGGCAGGCTCTCCCAAGGTGCACCGATCGTCTCCGCTACACGCACAGCATCGCCGACCTTCACTTGGGAGAAGGCGTCCTTCGCCTTGCCGTGCACCGAGATGACGAGTCCATCTTTCGGAATTGGGCTGTCCGACGAGTTGACGGCAGCAACCCTGCCGCCTCGGACGATGTACTCCTGTCCGTATTCATTCGTGCGCGTCGTCGATCCATAGTAATGATTGTAAATCACGAGACTGTCCTCGCCGCGCTCCGCATCGACGCCGCCCACGGGCCAGCTTCTCTTGCCGAGCGTCACCGTTCCGCTGTAATCGACAGGGCCGAAATATGCCCTGCCGTCAGCGGCAAACCCCACAGCACTGCGCCGAAAGTACGTCGTACCGACGATCGTGCCGTCCATTTTCAAAAGGCCAAGGATCTCGCCGTTCGGTGCGAAGTAGGACGCATTGATCGCCGCGTCGGCTCCTGCCATATCCGACATCGCACTGACCGAAGCGCGTCCCGGCACAGCCCCCTTGGCGAGCACAGGCACGGCGCGATAGCGGGCGGGATCGGCCTCCAGCACCCATCCCGTCAGACGGCCGCGAGCGTCGAGCCGCTTGAGCGTCGAGAGTTTCAAACCGGGCGCAGGCGTCTCCTCGGAAACGACCTCATATTCCTTCTGCACATCGATGAAGATGCGCGTCGGATTCGCCAGCGTCTTGACTTCGTAAGATGCCGGCGCTGCAAGATCGATGACGACCTTGACGCCCTGCGGTACGGCCGATACGCGCACGCTCTCGACCATGCTGCCCGAAATCTCTGGTTGCACGGCCTGACTGTGTGCGCCCGCAAGGGAAAGCACGATCCTCTGTCCGTCATTTTCCGTATGAACTTCGTAGGCGGGCAGCGTCGTCAAGTCGAAGACGACGCGCTCACGCTCGTCACTCGTGCCAAAGCGCACGCCCGTCAGAGTCTTCGCTGCTTGCTGCTGCACCTGCACACGAGCCTGCGTCTGCGGCAGTGCCGCAAAAGAAACGGCATCCGTCCCCAAGGCCACCGCCAGAGCCAAAGCCAGACTCAGCGCCGTCTTCCTCATACTCTCGCCATCCTCTCAAAATCCATCTAGTGAAGACTATTATAGCACGGATCCAAGCGAATCGGTGGAAAATCTTTGACTGAAAATCCTTTAACGAAGGAACAGAACATGCGCCGCATCACGCGCACACAAAACAGGCACCCTTCCATCATCGGAAGGATGCCTGTTGTTTTTCGCAATATTTTTCTGCCTGCCCTCAATCGCGCTTCCGGTTCATCCACTCGGGGATGTCGAAGTTGCTGAAGCTCGGCGCTTTTGGCAACGGCGTGTCGGCCTGGGGGACGGGCTTTGCGCCGGGCTGCGCGGGCTTTCCTGGGACGGCCGTCGCAGCGGGACGCTGTATGCCTACCGTATCATTGTCGAAGCCTGTCGCGATGACGGTCACGCGCACGGTGTCGCCGAGCGTTTCGTCGAGGGACGCGCCGAAGATGATGTTCGCATCGACGTTGACGGCCTCCTGAATCGTCGACGAGGCTTCGTTGACCTCGTACATGCTGAGGTTCTCCGCCGAGCTGGAGATGTTGAGGAGAACGCCGTGCGCCCCTTCGATGCTCGTCTCCAAGAGCGGCGACTCGATCGCGTACTTGGCGGCGGTGACGGCGGCGTTCTCGCCCGTCGCCTCGCCGATACCCATGAGCGCCGAGCCTGCATTGCTCATGATGGACTTGACGTCGGCGAAGTCGAGGTTGATTAGTCCCGGCACGGCGATGAGGTCGGAAATGCCCTTGACGCCCTGGCGCAGGACATCGTCGGCGAAGCTGAACGCATCCGTGATCGAGGTCTTCTTGTCGACGACCTGCAGCAGGCGGTCGTTCGGAATCGTGATGATCGTGTCGACGTGCTGCTGCAGCTTCGCGATGCCCGCCTCCGCCTTCTTCTGGCGCAGACGTCCTTCAAACGTGAAGGGGCGCGTGACGACGCCGACGGTCAGAGCGCCGATCTCACGCGCACACTCGGCGACGACGGGCGCCGCTCCCGTGCCCGTGCCGCCGCCCATGCCAGCCGTCACGAAGACCATGTCCGCGCCCTGCAGCGACTGCAGGATGTCATCGCGGCTCTCTTCCGCCGCCTGTTCACCGATCTCGGGACGCGCACCCGCGCCAAGGCCGCGCGTAAGTTTCTCGCCGATCTGGATGCGTTTCGGCGCCATCGCGTGCAAAAGAGCCTGCGCGTCCGTGTTGACAGCGATGAACTCCACGCCCTGCAATCCCGCTGAAATCATGCGGTTCACAGCATTGCTGCCGCCGCCGCCCACGCCAATGACCTTGATCTTGGCGAACTGGTCCAAACCCATATCATCCAATTCAAACACGATAGCAACCCCCAAAATATAGCATAGTCCGCCTTTCGTCCCACTAGAAGGAGTACGGCAGTCGTCCTCAAAAGTTTCCCTACCATTCTATCATTATTTTAATACGTGCGCCATAAAAAAATTATGAAAATGCTTGCTTTTTTCTCTTTTTGCCGCTCTAATTATGCTTTTCAAAGAAATGACGGCGCAGAATCGCCAGATTCTGGAAGACACGCAAGCCAAACGCCAGAAGCGCCACATAGTAAAGGTCGATGCCGAGGCGGTCGCCGATGTAGACGAGAAACGCCGCCATGAGGGCGTTCATAAAGAAGCCCGAGATGAATACGGCATTGTCGAAGTGGTTTTCCGATGCCGCCCGAAGGCCGCCGAAAACGGAATCAAGCGAGGCGAGCAGGGCGACGGAAGAGAGCTTCGCGTAGGCGAGCGGCACGGTGATCGGCGAGAGCATGCCGACGGCAACGCCGACGAGAAGTCCGAGAACGGGCAGGATCATCTTGACCCCTCCTTTTCATCCGAAAGCGCTTCGATGGCTTTCGCGTACTTGAACGACGCCGCGCCCTTGTAGGCTGGCACCTCGACATGCTCTTCCTTCTTCACGTCAATCTGTATGCCCCAGACCTTCAGCGTGTCCTCAACGCCGCCGCGCATCTTGATCGACTTCTCCAAACTCTCGGGGTCGCCGATGGCATGAATCTTGTAGGGCGGTGCCGAACGCACATTGTTGACGGAGAGCGTCGGCCCCGCGCAGCGGATCTCCGACGTTCCCGTGAGCCTCTGCCCGTTGATGGACACGGCTTCTGCGCCTGCGGCGCGCAGTTCGTTGATGACGCGCAGGAGATCGTCGTCATGAATGAGGTAGAGGTTCGGATTCTCGCCCGCCTTCGACGTCGCCTTGCTGTCGTCGAGCGTGACGATGACGCCCGGTCCCGCAAGCGCCGTGAAGCCGCCCTTCATGCGTTGGTAATCGTTGCTCGGCCCCTCTGACGCTGCGTCCTTCGTATCCTTCAGCTCTTCCTGCAGACGATCGCGCTCCTTCTCCGTCTCCAAAAGACGCGTGGCAAGTTCCTCCACGCGCTGCTGCGATACGGACTGGCGCATGTCCTCCGTCGCGCGGAACTGCACGGCGAGCATGAAGCCCAAGACCATGCAGACAAAGGCGATGGACCACCGCCCCTGCTTGAAATTGATCATAAAATGCCTCCCGAGCTGTTGCTGAAATGAGATAATAAAGGAATTATAACGCAAACTCAAATTTTCTTCCACTATTGCTTGAGCTTGATGAACGGCGCCGTATACTTGAAGTCGACGTACTCGACGGGGCGCTGCTTGACCTCCTGATCGACGATGAAGCTGTCCGTCAGATGCGCCTTTTCTTCCAAGCGGTCGAGCGCACCGAGGCGGATCTGCACGCCGCCCGTCGTGTACGCCATGACGTCGTCCGGCTTCTTCAGCGACACCTCGGAGATCTGCGCATTCGTCTCAGGCTTCAGGGCATTGAGATAGACGAGCGCCGCCTTGAGATTTTCATCCGTCGTTTTGTCGCCGATGTAGATGTCCTTGAGCTTGATGCCCGTGACCATGGGAATCGCCATCTTTTTCAGCGTCTTGTAGGCGTCGATGACCGTGCCTTCGCGGTCGAGATCGACGTAGCCGAAATCGCAGTCGACGGTGGCGACGGGGCGGCGCTCGACGATCTGAATCTCAAGCGTCGAGGGCAAAGAGCGGCGCACACTCGCCTGCTCGACGCGCAGATCCTTCATCAGGAGCTGCGCCATCTCCGCCGTCTTCACCTGGAAGAGCGGCACGCCCGGATAGACGCCGGCGACGCGGCGGATGTCATCGGCTGGCATGTAGTGGTTGCCGATGATGTGCACATCGCGCACGGAAAAGAGCGGCGAGTAGACGGCGACGGCGAGGAGAGCGCCCGAGACGACGAGGAACAGGAATCCCTTGAGGACGCGGCGCGGGCTGCGGCGGCGCACGATATGCGTCTCGCCCGGCAATGCGCCGGGCTCGGTAAAGCCGAGATTCTCCTGCCTTTCCTCTGCCATCGTCCCGCCTCCTTTCCGTATCCCGTACCTTCGCTCATTTCTTACTTCTCGTACCCTGCCATTTCCAAAATCCTTTCGCAGAGTTCGGGGAACTCGACGCCCATGGCGCGTCCCGCATCGGGCACGAGCGAGGTCTCCGTCATGCCGGGCATCGAGTTGATCTCGATCACATAGGGCGTCATATCCTCGCCGAGCATCATGTCGGCACGCGCCACGCCGCGGCAGCCACAGGCGCGGAAAGCGTCGACGGCGAGCTGCTGCACACGCTCCGTCACATCTAAAGGAATGCGTGCGGGAATGATGTGCGTCGACGCGCCCTTCGTGTACTTGCTCGCGTAGTCGTAGCGTCCCGAAACGGTCGTGATCTCAATGACGGGAAAGGCCTGTGCTTCTCTCGCATCACCCCAGACGGCGACGGTCAGCTCCTTGCCGCGAATGAACTCCTCGACGAGCACTTCCTCGTCGT is from Selenomonas sputigena ATCC 35185 and encodes:
- a CDS encoding SpoIVB peptidase S55 domain-containing protein; this translates as MIYLRNFKKKMLALGLSLSLSMGVATAASLPPTLPLSEVYPGMEGTAYTVVDESGEIVPFHVDVVGTYEEGSSTNRIMAKASGPVVERTGGTLQGMSGSPVYVDGALVGALSAGIKGMSLYTFFITPIDEMLPIWDMPDYKAVHLKKEKKEKAADADEPMGEGTGEDVGEGAGEGGTGGAEQAAGKRAKLEKEELPELAEETAEKPDKKPAEKQGKDPEKRKKAEKEKPAAAEAKMEKAEKKPAAAEEKKEKAEKKPAAEQGDSAKAEKKPAGEKKKPAEAEKKPAAESEKPEEARKKPSKAKGNSAEVEKQPAEAMKEPAKETKEPAGASKKPAEKKPIAEEGAKPAAKKHETQAKSALYLAGFGRSGSAYMEEKLSALGFKAGEMPAFGTPTPGAHVVYDAALAPGSAVGVAVSYGDFSVGATGTVTAVDGKRVLAFGHPFLHKGNVNYFMTDAKVVGTISGPTDGMKIASIGNIIGRINQDREAGVAGIIGAFPESVPMRVRVKDTSLGYDRKFAAQIAYDEDFLPILVPGIAYAAMGKTSDTIGEATANLKFTIRTTAGEDGKIERSNMYYTASDVGQASVGELAQVMTLLCQNTEKEADVTSIDVDIEMESTRKTASLISAVPEKPSAKPGETVNFRTTIKPFRREKEELLIPYHVPESQAPGVLSLDVRGGSFIPVTAALLQNALGIDTSAEEDKTQTTADKLKQFLQLGRNNEIIVAPAIAPKLPLSAEEKKEAKKRLKKQESAPRKKQEKRIDLLGQKAKKQGNPFEAKFETGYVIDNVIHTSLLIEEEDKR
- a CDS encoding acetyl-CoA carboxylase; this encodes MIFAVHALTAEAAVDVKSGIAGTVTWRAEPGSALAAGAEIVRVRTLTGEVAAARAEEDCSVSEMLVSVGDDITAGQVVARLKKQDE
- a CDS encoding phosphodiester glycosidase family protein; protein product: MRKTALSLALALAVALGTDAVSFAALPQTQARVQVQQQAAKTLTGVRFGTSDERERVVFDLTTLPAYEVHTENDGQRIVLSLAGAHSQAVQPEISGSMVESVRVSAVPQGVKVVIDLAAPASYEVKTLANPTRIFIDVQKEYEVVSEETPAPGLKLSTLKRLDARGRLTGWVLEADPARYRAVPVLAKGAVPGRASVSAMSDMAGADAAINASYFAPNGEILGLLKMDGTIVGTTYFRRSAVGFAADGRAYFGPVDYSGTVTLGKRSWPVGGVDAERGEDSLVIYNHYYGSTTRTNEYGQEYIVRGGRVAAVNSSDSPIPKDGLVISVHGKAKDAFSQVKVGDAVRVAETIGAPWESLPTVIGAGPMLVKDGIAHVTATEEEFPPDIARGRAPRTAFGVTAEGHYLLAVVDGRQPHSIGCTLQEMAEFMLQFGAVQAINFDGGGSSALVVGGELENSPSDGQERAVGSALALLPH
- the ftsZ gene encoding cell division protein FtsZ encodes the protein MFELDDMGLDQFAKIKVIGVGGGGSNAVNRMISAGLQGVEFIAVNTDAQALLHAMAPKRIQIGEKLTRGLGAGARPEIGEQAAEESRDDILQSLQGADMVFVTAGMGGGTGTGAAPVVAECAREIGALTVGVVTRPFTFEGRLRQKKAEAGIAKLQQHVDTIITIPNDRLLQVVDKKTSITDAFSFADDVLRQGVKGISDLIAVPGLINLDFADVKSIMSNAGSALMGIGEATGENAAVTAAKYAIESPLLETSIEGAHGVLLNISSSAENLSMYEVNEASSTIQEAVNVDANIIFGASLDETLGDTVRVTVIATGFDNDTVGIQRPAATAVPGKPAQPGAKPVPQADTPLPKAPSFSNFDIPEWMNRKRD
- a CDS encoding small basic family protein produces the protein MILPVLGLLVGVAVGMLSPITVPLAYAKLSSVALLASLDSVFGGLRAASENHFDNAVFISGFFMNALMAAFLVYIGDRLGIDLYYVALLAFGLRVFQNLAILRRHFFEKHN